The following proteins are co-located in the Barnesiella propionica genome:
- a CDS encoding DUF6108 family protein — protein sequence MKRILSILTFLLLLSWNSIYAQKGLNIEPVFSGEYNDKEQAVVIYLKGKKLKPYHLDIFYSVSIQDSQDDVLKFEKAVLADGRNASNSEIIKSGNKTLACYYQLPPDKKDGPNRFILFRKKGSASATLIYMEGNTELDSLINIFINKKKQ from the coding sequence ATGAAAAGAATATTATCCATACTCACATTTTTACTATTGTTGTCCTGGAACAGCATATATGCACAGAAAGGACTTAATATAGAACCTGTTTTTTCAGGAGAATACAATGATAAGGAACAAGCCGTCGTAATCTATCTGAAAGGTAAAAAATTAAAACCATATCACCTGGATATCTTCTACAGTGTTTCGATACAGGATTCTCAGGACGACGTATTGAAATTTGAAAAAGCAGTACTGGCGGACGGAAGAAATGCATCTAACAGCGAGATCATCAAATCGGGGAACAAAACACTCGCCTGCTACTATCAATTGCCGCCAGATAAAAAAGATGGTCCGAACCGTTTTATTTTATTCAGGAAAAAAGGTTCGGCATCGGCAACCCTTATTTATATGGAAGGAAATACCGAACTCGATTCGCTCATCAACATCTTCATAAACAAGAAAAAACAATAA
- a CDS encoding S24 family peptidase, with product MESPEIIKQLLTYTGMSARKFAQTIGLKTVQNIYDIQKGKIKKISPSFAKKIITVFPEINQAWLFTGEGNMLNSGYNFPEKNSFPVNENKAYYRSKSPYFSHIPLVSIHNANYYTTGCDNDEYLHRLPTIPVIIDKDFQGEYRCFEVDGDSMDDGTRNAICDKDIVLGREVKRELWKNKLQIDDWDFVIVHKEGVTIKRLSGQDTEKGIIICHPLNSLYNDFELNLDNIYEIYNIIKIVDRSMRR from the coding sequence ATGGAAAGTCCGGAAATTATAAAACAATTACTTACATATACGGGAATGTCCGCCAGAAAATTCGCTCAAACAATCGGATTGAAGACGGTACAGAACATATACGACATACAGAAAGGTAAAATAAAAAAAATAAGTCCGTCCTTTGCAAAAAAAATTATAACAGTTTTTCCCGAAATAAACCAGGCCTGGTTATTCACCGGAGAAGGAAATATGTTAAATTCCGGCTATAATTTTCCCGAAAAGAATTCTTTTCCTGTTAATGAAAATAAAGCGTATTACAGGAGCAAAAGTCCTTATTTTTCACATATTCCTCTGGTTTCCATACACAACGCAAATTATTATACAACAGGATGCGACAATGATGAATATCTTCACAGATTACCAACCATTCCAGTTATAATCGACAAAGATTTTCAAGGAGAATACAGATGTTTTGAAGTGGACGGCGACAGTATGGACGACGGAACCCGAAACGCAATATGCGATAAAGATATCGTCCTGGGAAGAGAAGTTAAACGCGAATTATGGAAGAATAAATTACAGATAGATGATTGGGATTTCGTTATCGTACATAAAGAAGGTGTAACAATTAAACGCTTGTCGGGACAGGATACCGAAAAAGGAATTATCATTTGCCATCCCCTAAATAGCTTATACAATGATTTTGAATTAAACCTTGACAATATATACGAAATCTATAATATCATCAAAATAGTAGATCGAAGCATGAGAAGATAA
- a CDS encoding RNA polymerase sigma factor, with product MSQEPLLTAYLKLKKNLLQMTGRLLRNEEDASDAVQEAFSRLWIIKDRIHDEKEASALVIRTAHNICIDNIRHHQSIRNHEISIETENIQISDTTDKELEVREKFILVKQIIDRELSELQQKILEMKEFEGYEIEEIAQELNMQPTAVRMNLSRARKEIRNQYSRLTHEK from the coding sequence ATGAGCCAGGAACCGTTACTTACTGCTTACCTGAAGTTAAAAAAGAATCTGCTTCAGATGACAGGACGACTGCTAAGGAACGAAGAGGATGCTTCGGACGCAGTACAAGAAGCTTTTTCCAGGCTTTGGATAATCAAGGACCGTATCCATGATGAAAAAGAAGCTTCCGCTTTGGTTATACGCACGGCACACAATATCTGTATCGACAATATCAGACATCATCAAAGTATTCGGAATCATGAAATAAGTATTGAAACAGAAAATATTCAAATTTCCGACACAACAGACAAAGAACTGGAAGTCCGGGAAAAATTCATACTGGTAAAACAAATTATAGATCGGGAGTTATCTGAATTGCAACAAAAAATACTGGAAATGAAAGAGTTCGAAGGATATGAAATCGAAGAAATAGCACAAGAACTCAATATGCAACCTACAGCCGTTCGTATGAATTTATCCCGGGCCCGAAAAGAAATAAGAAACCAATATAGCCGTTTGACTCATGAAAAATAG
- a CDS encoding DUF3795 domain-containing protein, translated as MKQLIACCGLDCESCDARMATVANDNDLREKTAQKWSEMNNAPEITATTINCMGCRTGGAKFAYCSDYCEIRKCVCEKGFNTCGDCKELDSCRIVGSVFQYAPGAKENLLR; from the coding sequence ATGAAACAATTAATTGCATGCTGTGGATTGGATTGCGAAAGTTGCGACGCCCGCATGGCCACAGTCGCAAATGACAATGATTTAAGAGAGAAAACCGCTCAAAAGTGGAGTGAAATGAATAATGCTCCGGAAATTACAGCAACAACCATCAATTGCATGGGGTGTCGTACAGGCGGTGCGAAATTTGCATATTGCAGCGATTATTGTGAGATTCGCAAGTGTGTATGTGAAAAAGGATTTAATACTTGCGGTGACTGCAAAGAATTGGATAGTTGCCGAATTGTCGGTTCTGTTTTTCAGTATGCTCCCGGTGCAAAGGAAAATCTTTTGCGATAA
- a CDS encoding Dps family protein yields the protein MKTLDYIQLDEKKVENVINGLQQLLSDFQIYYTNLRSFHWNIKGHSFFMLHSKFEEMYNDAAETVDELAERILMLGGIPNHRYSDYLKISRIKESKYIDNADKALTNIEETFRHFISEEHKLLSVASEASDEVTVSMMSDLLKKQEKMIWMIRAYTSL from the coding sequence ATGAAAACATTAGATTATATCCAACTGGATGAAAAAAAAGTAGAAAATGTAATAAACGGGTTACAACAACTTCTATCCGACTTTCAAATTTATTACACCAACCTCAGAAGTTTTCATTGGAACATAAAAGGCCATTCATTTTTTATGCTCCATAGTAAATTTGAAGAAATGTACAATGATGCAGCCGAAACCGTAGATGAATTGGCTGAAAGAATTTTAATGCTCGGAGGCATTCCCAATCACCGGTACAGCGATTATCTTAAAATTTCCCGGATCAAAGAATCAAAATATATAGATAACGCGGACAAAGCATTAACGAATATAGAAGAAACATTCCGGCATTTTATTTCAGAAGAACATAAATTATTGTCTGTCGCTTCAGAAGCATCCGACGAAGTTACCGTATCTATGATGAGCGATCTACTGAAAAAACAGGAAAAAATGATCTGGATGATAAGAGCATATACTTCTCTTTAA
- a CDS encoding glycerate kinase family protein, whose product MKKIVVASDSFKGCLSSLQVADAVRTAIIGIYPACEVVSVPMADGGEGTMATLVNATRGHFFPCNTYDPLMRPINAFWGVLGDGLTAVIELAQASGLMLLNEREYNPEKTTTYGTGIIIAEALRKGFQKIILAIGGSATNDAAIGLLSALGFHFLDEAGNEVKPAGGNLKQIVSIDDKDVMPELRNIQLRIACDVDNPLYGTNGAAYMFASQKGADEFMTTRLDCGLRSFAKVVEGKYNDRSYMIPGVGAAGGVGYGLKVFLNAELVRGADWIMDVLRFEDLLKGADLVITGEGSIDSQTIHGKVPVSVARRARLQNIPVWAVGGKTEDIPGLANEGISRVITVTPPGMRKERALNPKTARENIIHVLRSALLS is encoded by the coding sequence ATGAAAAAAATAGTAGTGGCTTCCGATTCTTTTAAAGGTTGCCTTTCTTCTTTACAAGTTGCCGATGCCGTGAGAACTGCTATAATAGGAATATATCCCGCTTGCGAGGTCGTTTCTGTCCCGATGGCCGATGGAGGAGAGGGGACAATGGCGACTTTGGTAAATGCTACACGGGGGCACTTTTTCCCATGTAATACATATGATCCTCTAATGCGGCCTATAAACGCTTTTTGGGGTGTATTAGGGGATGGCCTGACGGCTGTAATAGAGTTGGCGCAAGCGAGTGGACTGATGTTGCTTAATGAAAGGGAATATAATCCGGAGAAGACTACAACTTACGGAACCGGGATAATCATTGCTGAAGCGTTACGGAAAGGATTTCAAAAAATTATTCTTGCTATCGGCGGGAGCGCTACTAACGATGCGGCCATAGGATTATTATCCGCTCTCGGTTTTCATTTTCTCGATGAAGCAGGTAATGAGGTGAAGCCCGCCGGAGGAAATTTGAAGCAAATAGTGTCTATAGATGATAAAGATGTTATGCCGGAATTGAGAAATATCCAGCTTCGGATCGCTTGCGATGTGGATAATCCTCTTTATGGTACGAACGGGGCTGCTTATATGTTCGCTTCTCAGAAAGGGGCGGACGAGTTTATGACAACCAGACTGGATTGCGGTTTACGTTCTTTTGCCAAGGTTGTTGAGGGTAAATATAATGATAGATCATATATGATTCCCGGAGTAGGAGCTGCGGGTGGTGTAGGATATGGTTTAAAGGTGTTTCTGAATGCAGAGTTGGTGAGAGGAGCTGATTGGATAATGGACGTTTTACGTTTTGAAGATTTGTTGAAAGGAGCAGATTTGGTCATAACCGGAGAGGGAAGTATCGATTCCCAGACAATTCACGGGAAAGTGCCTGTCTCGGTGGCGAGGAGGGCGCGCCTGCAAAATATTCCGGTTTGGGCTGTCGGAGGAAAAACAGAAGATATTCCCGGTCTGGCAAATGAGGGAATATCACGTGTCATTACCGTTACTCCTCCTGGTATGCGGAAAGAAAGGGCTTTAAATCCGAAAACTGCACGTGAGAACATTATACATGTATTGCGGAGTGCTTTGCTAAGTTAG
- a CDS encoding Na+/H+ antiporter NhaC family protein, whose translation MKESTAPIPSPLISLIPIITLVCILFMVIKVFGGEALSGASQVSLLISSAVCILIAILGYRISWKILEEHIGENVKKVTPALIILLLIGSIAGTWMLSGIVPSLIYYGLQIMHPKFFLAITCIICAAISIMTGSSWTTIATIGVAFIGIGKAQGFEIGWIAGAIISGAYFGDKISPLSDTTVLASSTTETPLFTHIRYMLVTTVPSIIITLAIFTVAGLNHTVTSYDQIAAFSNTLNETFHITPWLLMVPVITGVLIALRLPTIITLFLSTVLAAIFLVIFQPDILQKISGNGAFDFTAGFKGVMTSIYGSTNIDTGNTEINNLIATRGMSGMMNTIWLILCAMCFGGALSGSGMLKSITSIFLRFVKKPKTAVISTVSSGLFFNVCTADQYLSIILTGNLFKGLYKKQKLESRLLSRSVEDSVTVTSVLIPWNSCGMTQATVLGVSTLTYLPFCFFNILSPIMSIAVILLGYKIYPGKQEKEITENNTVIRNIRIQKI comes from the coding sequence ATGAAAGAGTCTACAGCACCCATACCCTCTCCTTTAATATCCCTTATTCCTATTATTACTTTAGTTTGCATATTATTCATGGTTATAAAAGTATTCGGCGGAGAAGCCTTATCGGGTGCAAGCCAAGTATCGCTACTTATTTCCAGCGCGGTATGCATTCTCATCGCTATACTCGGTTATCGCATTTCCTGGAAAATACTGGAAGAACATATAGGAGAAAACGTCAAGAAAGTAACTCCAGCCCTTATCATTCTACTGCTTATAGGTTCTATTGCCGGTACCTGGATGCTGAGTGGCATTGTCCCCAGCCTTATCTACTACGGATTACAAATCATGCATCCCAAATTCTTTCTGGCAATAACCTGTATCATCTGTGCTGCTATATCTATTATGACAGGCAGTTCGTGGACTACTATTGCTACCATCGGAGTTGCATTTATAGGAATAGGAAAAGCACAGGGATTCGAGATCGGATGGATAGCCGGAGCTATTATTTCGGGCGCTTATTTCGGCGACAAAATATCCCCTCTTTCCGATACCACAGTACTAGCATCCTCCACTACCGAAACCCCTCTCTTTACACACATCCGCTATATGCTCGTTACCACCGTTCCATCAATCATTATCACTCTTGCCATTTTTACCGTAGCCGGGCTTAATCACACGGTAACATCCTACGATCAAATAGCCGCTTTCTCAAATACATTAAATGAAACATTCCATATTACTCCCTGGTTGCTTATGGTACCTGTTATTACAGGTGTGCTTATTGCATTAAGATTACCAACTATCATCACCTTATTCTTGTCTACAGTTTTAGCCGCCATATTTCTGGTAATATTCCAACCGGATATTTTACAAAAAATATCGGGAAATGGAGCCTTTGATTTCACTGCAGGTTTTAAAGGAGTCATGACGAGCATTTATGGTTCGACAAACATAGACACAGGTAATACCGAAATAAATAACCTGATAGCCACGCGAGGCATGTCGGGTATGATGAATACAATATGGCTTATTTTATGTGCTATGTGTTTCGGAGGCGCACTGTCCGGAAGCGGAATGTTAAAAAGCATCACATCTATTTTCCTCCGTTTTGTCAAAAAACCGAAAACGGCTGTCATCTCTACCGTGTCTTCAGGCTTATTCTTTAATGTATGCACTGCCGATCAATATCTGTCCATTATCCTAACCGGTAATTTATTCAAAGGACTTTATAAGAAACAAAAACTGGAAAGCCGTCTGCTCAGCCGTTCGGTCGAAGATTCCGTGACCGTAACATCGGTTCTTATTCCATGGAATTCCTGCGGTATGACACAAGCAACAGTATTGGGAGTTTCTACACTCACTTATCTCCCTTTCTGCTTCTTTAACATACTGAGTCCTATTATGTCTATTGCGGTCATTCTACTCGGCTATAAAATATATCCGGGCAAACAGGAAAAAGAAATTACAGAGAATAATACGGTCATCCGAAATATCCGTATCCAGAAAATATGA
- a CDS encoding DUF488 domain-containing protein, giving the protein MTKTIKIKRVYEEYSAEDGYRILVDRLWPRGVRKENLHYDLWAKELAPSPELRKWYHTDPENRWKEFRNRYIFELSNSEQVRQSIQDIGHYNTITLLYAAKNPVQNHAQVLKEYLNKVFHIEY; this is encoded by the coding sequence ATGACAAAAACAATAAAAATAAAGCGTGTCTACGAAGAATATTCTGCAGAAGACGGATATCGTATACTGGTAGATCGTTTATGGCCAAGAGGCGTACGTAAAGAAAATCTGCATTATGACTTATGGGCAAAAGAGCTGGCTCCTTCTCCGGAGCTACGGAAGTGGTACCATACCGATCCGGAGAATAGATGGAAAGAGTTTCGCAACAGATATATATTTGAATTATCAAATTCGGAACAAGTTCGGCAATCGATTCAAGATATCGGACATTATAATACTATAACCTTACTCTACGCAGCAAAAAATCCTGTACAAAACCATGCCCAGGTACTCAAAGAGTATCTGAATAAAGTTTTCCATATCGAATATTAG
- a CDS encoding DNA polymerase III subunit, producing the protein MFFKDVIGQDEIKERLLNSVHTGQIAHAQLICGPSGIGKFPMAMAYARYIHCTNRRQDEACGECPSCRQYSALTHPDLHFVFPIVRSEKKKKKSCDDYDNEWRAFLKEHLYFGIDDWLSYIGAENSQAIIYGDESERILRKMNMKTYESPYKVMIIWMPERMHQTCANKLLKLLEEPYENTVFILVSDEPAKVLGTILSRSQRVAMKALPAEVMAADLQEKFGIARQDALAVAHLAEGNYIRARENLMLNEENKAYFDFFVRVMRLAYMRKIKDLKSWSEEVSDLGRERIRKFLSYMQRMIRENYIYNLNNPQLNYMNRDEEMFSSRFAPFIHERNVRSIMEHLEKAEKDIGQNANAKIVLFDLSIKMIMLLKN; encoded by the coding sequence ATGTTTTTCAAGGATGTAATAGGACAGGACGAGATCAAGGAACGGTTGCTGAATTCAGTGCATACCGGGCAAATCGCTCATGCACAGTTGATTTGCGGGCCGTCAGGGATAGGAAAGTTTCCTATGGCTATGGCCTATGCCCGTTATATTCATTGTACTAACCGCCGGCAGGATGAGGCCTGCGGGGAATGTCCTTCGTGCCGTCAATACAGTGCCTTGACTCATCCCGATCTGCATTTTGTATTTCCTATAGTTCGAAGTGAGAAGAAAAAGAAAAAATCCTGCGATGATTATGACAACGAATGGCGGGCGTTCCTTAAAGAACATCTTTATTTTGGTATAGACGACTGGCTCTCTTATATAGGTGCAGAGAATTCGCAAGCGATTATTTACGGCGACGAAAGCGAACGTATCCTGCGTAAGATGAATATGAAAACGTATGAATCTCCGTATAAAGTTATGATTATATGGATGCCGGAGCGTATGCATCAGACTTGCGCAAATAAATTGCTGAAATTATTGGAAGAACCGTATGAAAATACGGTGTTCATTTTGGTAAGCGATGAGCCTGCGAAAGTGTTGGGAACCATTTTGTCCCGTTCACAACGTGTAGCGATGAAGGCGTTGCCTGCAGAGGTTATGGCTGCCGATTTACAGGAAAAATTCGGTATAGCCCGTCAGGACGCTTTGGCTGTGGCTCATTTAGCGGAAGGGAATTATATACGAGCCCGGGAAAATCTGATGCTGAATGAAGAGAATAAAGCATATTTTGACTTTTTCGTTCGGGTTATGCGTTTGGCATATATGCGTAAGATAAAGGATCTGAAAAGCTGGAGTGAGGAAGTTTCCGACTTAGGACGGGAACGCATCAGGAAATTTCTTTCCTATATGCAGCGGATGATACGGGAGAATTATATCTATAACCTTAACAATCCTCAATTGAATTATATGAACCGGGATGAAGAAATGTTTTCTTCCCGTTTTGCACCGTTCATACATGAGCGGAATGTAAGGTCTATTATGGAACATCTTGAAAAGGCGGAGAAGGATATAGGACAGAACGCTAACGCAAAGATTGTTTTATTTGATTTATCTATCAAAATGATCATGTTGCTGAAAAATTAG
- a CDS encoding zinc ribbon domain-containing protein codes for MKRKRHFCQSCGMPMDHDPLGGGINADGSLNEEYCSFCYQNGKFTKECSAAEFQEYCRKILRENGHSRFISWFFTRGIKYLSRWKKK; via the coding sequence ATGAAGCGCAAAAGACATTTTTGCCAAAGTTGTGGTATGCCTATGGATCATGATCCGTTGGGGGGTGGAATTAATGCCGACGGTTCATTGAACGAGGAATATTGCAGCTTTTGTTATCAGAATGGTAAATTTACGAAAGAATGTTCAGCGGCCGAATTTCAGGAATATTGTCGTAAGATATTAAGAGAGAACGGTCATTCCCGTTTTATTTCATGGTTTTTTACCCGGGGAATAAAATATCTTAGCCGTTGGAAAAAGAAATAG
- a CDS encoding MgtC/SapB family protein produces the protein MLWEFTFRLFLAGILGAVIGLEREYRAKEAGFRTHFLVSLGSALIMIVSQYGFEGVLGENGIGLDPSRVAAQVVSGIGFIGAGTIIIQRQFVRGLTTAAGIWATSGIGLAIGGGLYGVGIVATTFTLLGLELLSIIFRKVGMHSISLEFCTSEENNLKKITEKITSANGRFVSYSVKKEISEDKILYHVSMVVKTRDNRDEKELILFLQGQPNLIIEKIE, from the coding sequence ATGTTATGGGAATTTACTTTCAGATTATTTTTAGCAGGAATATTAGGAGCAGTCATAGGACTCGAACGGGAATACAGAGCCAAAGAAGCCGGGTTCCGTACCCATTTTCTGGTCTCTCTGGGAAGCGCCCTTATTATGATCGTTTCTCAATACGGATTCGAAGGCGTATTAGGTGAAAACGGCATAGGACTGGACCCCAGCCGTGTAGCAGCACAAGTCGTAAGCGGTATAGGTTTTATCGGTGCCGGCACTATAATTATTCAAAGGCAATTTGTCCGTGGCCTTACAACAGCAGCAGGAATATGGGCCACTTCGGGCATAGGACTGGCCATAGGAGGCGGATTATATGGAGTCGGCATTGTTGCGACCACATTTACTTTACTTGGACTCGAACTCCTTTCTATTATTTTCAGGAAAGTAGGAATGCACAGTATATCGTTAGAATTTTGTACAAGCGAAGAAAACAACCTGAAAAAAATAACAGAAAAAATAACTTCTGCTAACGGCCGATTCGTCAGTTATTCGGTAAAAAAAGAAATATCCGAAGACAAAATATTATACCACGTATCAATGGTAGTAAAAACGAGAGACAACAGAGACGAAAAAGAGCTTATTTTATTTCTGCAAGGGCAACCGAATTTAATAATCGAAAAAATAGAGTGA
- a CDS encoding MFS transporter — protein sequence MTQKQNQTNYLAPFITLVVLFFFVGFLTTANGQFQGPLKSAFLSGAGDLKNTFATLISFSWFLAYPVTGGIGSAWATRYGYKGTLIRALLIMVVGLGIFWLSSFYTVKFPESKIHLASAVIPWGYFIFLLGSFVVGSAATILQVVINPYLTACNVKGTQAVQRLNIGGASNSVGTTVAPFFVTGIVFGGIAMEDVQVAQLQAPFMWLMVVIAIVAVVMSRLSLPDIQGTKAEKGEKLEKSVWSFSHLTLGIIAIFFYVGVEVCVGANINLYALELENKGELFSFFGLHSMTIFDVNFSIPALMATLYWAGMLAGRLISGSLSRISPDSQLAFAAVFAALFTLLAIILNNPWLLVVVGLFHSVMWGAIFTLSVNKLGKYTSVASGVFMIGVIGGALLPLFQGIFADAMQGSWRLTWAIVVLGEIYILYYAIWGCRVKQLAE from the coding sequence ATGACACAAAAACAGAATCAAACAAACTATTTGGCTCCTTTTATCACACTGGTAGTCTTATTTTTCTTTGTCGGATTTTTAACTACAGCTAACGGTCAGTTTCAAGGACCGTTGAAATCCGCATTTTTAAGTGGAGCGGGCGATTTGAAAAATACTTTCGCCACATTAATATCTTTTTCCTGGTTTCTGGCTTATCCGGTAACGGGAGGAATCGGTTCGGCGTGGGCTACGCGGTACGGTTATAAAGGAACTTTAATCCGCGCCTTACTGATTATGGTCGTCGGATTGGGTATTTTTTGGTTATCTTCGTTTTATACGGTGAAATTTCCTGAATCGAAAATACATCTGGCATCGGCTGTAATTCCTTGGGGATATTTTATCTTTTTATTGGGATCTTTCGTAGTAGGGTCGGCTGCTACTATCCTTCAGGTTGTTATTAATCCTTACTTGACAGCTTGTAATGTGAAAGGTACTCAGGCTGTCCAGAGACTGAATATAGGAGGAGCTTCAAATTCGGTAGGAACTACGGTTGCACCGTTCTTCGTTACCGGAATTGTTTTCGGGGGAATTGCGATGGAAGATGTACAGGTTGCTCAGCTTCAAGCCCCTTTTATGTGGTTAATGGTCGTTATTGCTATTGTAGCGGTCGTTATGTCGCGGTTAAGTCTGCCTGATATACAGGGAACAAAAGCGGAAAAGGGTGAGAAGCTTGAAAAAAGCGTGTGGTCGTTCAGTCATCTCACGTTGGGTATCATCGCTATTTTCTTTTACGTGGGTGTGGAAGTATGTGTGGGTGCGAATATTAATTTATATGCGCTGGAGCTGGAAAATAAGGGAGAGTTATTTTCATTTTTCGGTTTGCATTCTATGACTATTTTTGATGTGAATTTTTCTATACCTGCGTTGATGGCGACCCTTTATTGGGCGGGAATGCTGGCCGGAAGACTTATATCCGGTTCTTTAAGCAGGATCTCTCCCGATTCGCAGCTGGCATTTGCTGCGGTATTTGCAGCATTGTTTACTCTCTTAGCTATTATATTGAACAATCCTTGGTTACTGGTGGTAGTAGGATTATTTCACTCGGTTATGTGGGGAGCTATTTTTACACTATCGGTCAATAAGTTGGGAAAATATACGTCGGTAGCTTCCGGGGTCTTTATGATCGGTGTGATTGGCGGAGCTTTACTTCCGCTTTTTCAGGGGATATTTGCCGATGCCATGCAGGGGAGCTGGAGATTGACTTGGGCGATTGTCGTTTTGGGTGAGATATACATCTTATATTATGCGATATGGGGTTGCCGGGTAAAGCAACTGGCGGAATAG
- the metF gene encoding methylenetetrahydrofolate reductase [NAD(P)H] has product MKVTDLINESKKTGFSFEVLPPLKGSSIDRVFKTVDALREFNPLYINITTHRSEYVYKDTPDGLYRRISVRNRPGTVAMAAAIQHKYQINAVPHVICSGFSRSETEYALIDLNFLGICNLLLLRGDKAKHENRFTPDADGHEHAIDLQGQVNNFNEGYFLDGTRMDLVRTPFSYGVAGYPEKHDESPNPDEDLKWLKAKVDSGADYIVTQMFFDNAKYFDFVERCRAIGIHVPIIPGIKPVVVCNQLTVLPKVFHVDMPDTLVTELRKCKDDAAAKEVGVEWCTLQAKELISRGVPSIHFYSMMATESVRKVAKEIY; this is encoded by the coding sequence ATGAAAGTGACAGATCTGATAAACGAGAGCAAAAAAACAGGATTTTCGTTTGAGGTGCTTCCGCCGCTTAAAGGCAGTAGCATTGACCGTGTATTTAAAACTGTGGATGCTTTGCGCGAATTTAATCCGTTATATATTAATATTACGACCCATCGTAGCGAATATGTATATAAAGATACTCCCGATGGCCTGTATCGTCGTATATCGGTACGTAATCGTCCGGGTACGGTTGCCATGGCTGCCGCTATACAGCATAAATACCAGATAAATGCAGTACCGCATGTTATATGCAGCGGATTCAGCCGTAGCGAGACAGAATATGCTCTTATTGATCTTAATTTTTTAGGAATCTGTAATCTGTTACTGTTAAGAGGAGATAAGGCAAAGCATGAGAACCGGTTTACGCCGGATGCCGATGGACACGAACATGCGATTGATCTGCAGGGGCAGGTTAATAATTTTAATGAAGGCTATTTTTTGGACGGAACGAGAATGGATCTGGTACGTACCCCGTTTAGCTACGGGGTTGCCGGTTATCCGGAGAAACATGATGAATCTCCCAACCCCGATGAAGACCTGAAATGGCTAAAAGCGAAAGTAGATTCCGGAGCTGATTATATTGTTACACAGATGTTCTTCGATAATGCCAAATATTTTGATTTTGTAGAACGTTGCAGGGCTATCGGTATCCATGTTCCTATCATACCCGGAATAAAGCCGGTAGTCGTATGTAATCAATTGACCGTATTGCCTAAAGTGTTCCATGTGGATATGCCGGATACGTTGGTGACGGAGTTGCGTAAGTGCAAGGATGACGCAGCTGCGAAGGAAGTGGGTGTGGAATGGTGTACGTTGCAGGCAAAAGAATTGATATCCCGTGGAGTTCCCAGCATTCATTTCTATTCGATGATGGCAACCGAGAGTGTACGCAAGGTGGCAAAAGAAATATATTGA